The following proteins are encoded in a genomic region of Variovorax paradoxus:
- a CDS encoding ABC transporter permease yields MNASLRLGWRTLWRDLRAGELRLLIVAVLLAVAALTAVGFFADRLQGGLQRDARQLLGGDAVIVSDNPTPEVFIAQARAFGLQGSGTYGFPTMARADDAQGGASKLVALKAVAAGYPLRGNLQTANAPDAPGTLTRDIPPAGEVWVDASLLDSLALKVGDMLLLGDTGLRIGRVITLEPDRGAGFMSFSPRVMLNQADVPRTGLVQPASRVGYRYAVAGENAAVKRFSDWAEATIKKSELRGVRLDSFEGGRPEMRQTLDRAEKFLSLVALLAALLSAVAVALAARGFAASHLDDCAMLRVLGQSQRTIAMAYSFEFAVVGVVASSLGVAIGFAVHYVFVVLLAGLVETALPAATLWPVAFGLGMGLTLLFAFGLPPVLQLAKVPPLRVIRRDVGGLKPASLAVLGIGVAGFAALLIAASSDLKLGLIAVGGFAGAVAVFALLSWLAVKVLRRSVNETTAPRWLVLATRQISARPAYAVVQVSALAVGLLALVLLVLLRTDLVASWRKATPPDAPNRFVINVMPDQSTAFQKSLRDAGVKKFDWYPMIRGRLVAVNDKPVSPDDYIEDRAKRLVDREFNLSNSVEAPAHNSIVAGAWKPDAPGEVSVEEGLAETLGLKLGDVLRFDIGGMQNDARITSLRKVDWGSMHANFFVMYTVAALPDVPVTYMGAFRAPETRGFDNALVRSYPNVTNVDMSATINQVQRVLDQVIRAVEFLFGFTLAAGLVVLFAAVTATREERAREFAVMRAVGARASLLRQVQRAELAGVGLLAGFLASIVASVIGWGLARYVFDFTWTASPVVPIAGALAGAVLALAAGWWGLRDVLRRPVVDTLRRAAE; encoded by the coding sequence ATGAATGCCTCCCTTCGCCTTGGCTGGCGCACCCTCTGGCGCGATTTGCGTGCCGGCGAACTGCGCCTCTTGATCGTTGCCGTGCTGCTGGCCGTGGCCGCGCTCACGGCCGTCGGCTTCTTCGCCGACCGATTGCAGGGCGGCCTGCAGCGCGATGCGCGGCAGCTGCTCGGCGGCGACGCGGTGATCGTGAGCGACAACCCCACGCCCGAAGTCTTCATTGCGCAGGCTCGCGCGTTCGGACTCCAGGGCAGCGGTACCTACGGCTTCCCGACCATGGCGCGCGCCGACGACGCCCAGGGCGGCGCCAGCAAGCTGGTGGCACTCAAGGCCGTGGCCGCGGGCTACCCGTTGCGCGGCAACCTGCAAACCGCGAACGCCCCCGATGCACCCGGCACCCTCACACGCGACATTCCGCCCGCGGGCGAAGTGTGGGTCGATGCCTCGCTGCTCGACTCGCTCGCGCTCAAGGTGGGCGACATGCTTCTTCTTGGCGACACCGGTTTGCGCATCGGCCGCGTGATCACGCTCGAGCCCGACCGGGGCGCAGGCTTCATGAGTTTTTCGCCGCGCGTGATGCTCAACCAGGCCGACGTGCCGCGCACCGGCCTCGTGCAGCCCGCGAGCCGTGTCGGGTACCGCTATGCGGTGGCCGGCGAAAACGCAGCCGTCAAGCGTTTCTCCGACTGGGCCGAGGCCACGATCAAGAAGAGCGAACTGCGCGGCGTGCGGCTCGACTCCTTCGAAGGCGGGCGCCCCGAAATGCGCCAGACGCTGGACCGTGCCGAAAAATTCCTGAGCCTGGTCGCGCTGCTCGCGGCGCTGCTGTCGGCCGTAGCCGTGGCGCTGGCCGCACGCGGCTTCGCGGCCAGCCATCTCGACGACTGCGCCATGCTGCGCGTGCTCGGCCAGAGCCAGCGCACCATCGCGATGGCCTACTCGTTCGAATTCGCCGTCGTCGGCGTCGTGGCCAGCAGCCTCGGCGTGGCAATCGGCTTTGCCGTGCACTACGTGTTCGTGGTGCTGCTTGCCGGGCTGGTCGAAACGGCGCTGCCCGCCGCCACCTTGTGGCCCGTGGCGTTCGGCCTGGGCATGGGGCTCACGCTGCTGTTCGCCTTCGGCCTGCCGCCCGTGCTTCAACTGGCCAAGGTGCCTCCGCTGCGCGTGATCCGGCGCGACGTCGGCGGGCTCAAGCCCGCGTCGCTCGCGGTGCTGGGCATCGGCGTGGCCGGCTTCGCGGCCTTGCTGATCGCGGCCAGCAGCGACTTGAAGCTGGGCCTGATCGCCGTCGGCGGCTTTGCAGGCGCCGTGGCCGTGTTCGCGCTGCTGAGTTGGCTCGCGGTGAAGGTGCTGCGCCGCAGCGTCAATGAAACCACCGCGCCGCGCTGGCTGGTGCTGGCCACGCGCCAGATCTCGGCGCGACCGGCCTATGCCGTGGTGCAGGTCAGCGCACTGGCCGTGGGCCTGCTTGCACTGGTGCTGCTGGTGCTGCTGCGCACCGACCTCGTCGCGAGCTGGCGCAAGGCCACGCCGCCCGATGCGCCGAACCGTTTCGTGATCAACGTCATGCCCGACCAGAGCACCGCGTTCCAGAAGTCATTGCGCGATGCCGGCGTGAAGAAGTTCGACTGGTACCCGATGATTCGCGGCCGCCTGGTGGCCGTCAACGACAAGCCCGTGTCGCCCGACGACTACATCGAAGACCGCGCCAAGCGCCTGGTGGACCGCGAGTTCAACCTCAGCAACAGCGTGGAAGCGCCGGCACACAACAGCATCGTGGCGGGTGCATGGAAGCCCGATGCACCCGGCGAGGTGAGCGTGGAGGAAGGCTTGGCCGAAACGCTCGGCCTCAAGCTCGGCGACGTGCTGCGCTTCGACATCGGCGGCATGCAGAACGACGCGCGCATCACCTCGTTGCGCAAGGTCGACTGGGGTTCGATGCATGCGAACTTCTTCGTGATGTACACCGTGGCCGCATTGCCCGATGTACCGGTGACCTACATGGGCGCCTTCCGCGCGCCCGAAACCCGGGGCTTCGACAACGCGCTGGTGCGCAGCTACCCCAACGTGACCAACGTCGACATGAGCGCCACCATCAACCAGGTGCAGCGCGTGCTCGACCAGGTGATCCGCGCGGTCGAGTTCCTGTTCGGCTTCACGCTCGCGGCGGGGTTGGTGGTGCTGTTTGCCGCCGTCACCGCCACGCGCGAAGAGCGTGCGCGCGAATTCGCCGTGATGCGCGCCGTGGGTGCGCGCGCCAGCCTGCTGCGCCAGGTGCAGCGCGCCGAACTGGCCGGTGTCGGCCTGCTCGCCGGCTTCCTCGCGAGCATCGTGGCATCGGTCATCGGCTGGGGCCTGGCGCGCTACGTGTTCGACTTCACCTGGACCGCATCGCCCGTGGTGCCGATCGCAGGGGCGCTCGCGGGCGCGGTCTTGGCGCTGGCCGCAGGATGGTGGGGCTTGCGCGACGTGCTGCGCAGGCCGGTGGTGGACACGCTGCGGCGCGCGGCCGAGTAG